Proteins found in one Bacillus sp. BGMRC 2118 genomic segment:
- a CDS encoding flotillin family protein, with amino-acid sequence MELLKFLMFLIPVLVLAGIGGIFWWFYMKLRYKTAKSNQALIIAGPKLGNPDKETNIFTDEEGRSMKIIRGGGHLLRMHQTHTPVDLTSFQLKLTTPRVYTSGGVPIVADAVAMVKVADTLKGIAIYAEQFLGKKQNEIESEISEVLNANLRAILSKLTVEEINEDREKFNADVQKIAQKQLDEMGFKITSLGLTDLRDADETNGYLENLGRPRIAHVRQLAETAEAESDKITRIKRAEADKEAKEQEYQRQIEISETRKEVDLKEAANKEETERARAKSEQAYALEKTILDKKVQEETLKLEAQRKEEELRIKHLERERQVKLEEEEAKVRKAKADADYYETTKKAEAEANKAKIDGDTKAEIKRKEGLVEAEVIERKGKAEAEAKRLLAQAIAEHGEVIIIEKLIEMLPLYAREIAAPLSNIESVKIIDTGDGKGVSSFGKSITQTMAQIQEPLKEMTGLDVTKLLTDAVNRGNTHTIIREEKVAVPSENHVESMNNEVAAAEEASSSTDNEDK; translated from the coding sequence ATGGAGTTATTAAAATTTTTAATGTTTCTTATTCCAGTACTTGTTTTAGCTGGGATTGGGGGGATTTTCTGGTGGTTTTACATGAAGCTTCGCTACAAGACTGCTAAATCAAACCAAGCACTGATTATTGCAGGACCTAAGCTAGGAAACCCAGATAAAGAAACAAATATTTTCACCGATGAAGAAGGCCGTTCAATGAAAATTATTAGAGGTGGCGGACATTTACTACGCATGCATCAAACACACACTCCTGTTGATTTGACATCCTTCCAGCTAAAGTTAACTACACCTCGTGTATACACTTCTGGAGGTGTTCCGATTGTGGCAGATGCTGTAGCCATGGTAAAAGTAGCAGATACACTTAAAGGAATTGCGATTTATGCAGAACAATTTCTAGGAAAGAAGCAAAATGAAATTGAAAGTGAAATTTCGGAAGTCTTAAATGCGAATCTTCGAGCTATCTTATCTAAATTAACAGTTGAGGAAATTAATGAAGACCGAGAAAAATTTAATGCAGATGTTCAGAAAATTGCTCAAAAGCAGCTAGATGAAATGGGTTTCAAAATTACCTCATTAGGACTCACTGACCTTCGTGATGCTGATGAAACGAATGGCTACTTGGAGAATCTTGGGCGTCCTCGAATTGCACATGTACGTCAATTAGCTGAAACAGCAGAAGCAGAGTCTGATAAGATTACGCGTATCAAACGTGCTGAAGCAGATAAAGAGGCGAAAGAACAAGAATACCAACGCCAAATTGAAATATCCGAAACGAGAAAAGAAGTGGATCTGAAGGAAGCGGCAAATAAGGAAGAAACAGAACGAGCTAGAGCAAAATCAGAACAGGCCTACGCCTTAGAGAAAACGATTCTGGATAAAAAAGTACAGGAAGAAACGCTAAAATTAGAAGCTCAACGCAAAGAAGAAGAACTGCGTATAAAGCATTTAGAGCGTGAACGCCAGGTTAAACTTGAAGAAGAAGAAGCAAAGGTTAGAAAAGCAAAAGCGGATGCAGATTATTATGAAACAACGAAAAAAGCGGAAGCGGAAGCAAATAAAGCAAAAATTGATGGTGATACAAAAGCAGAAATTAAGCGTAAAGAAGGTTTAGTTGAGGCTGAAGTAATTGAACGTAAAGGTAAAGCCGAAGCGGAAGCGAAGAGATTACTAGCTCAAGCAATCGCTGAACATGGAGAAGTCATCATTATTGAAAAGCTTATTGAAATGTTACCTTTATATGCTCGGGAAATTGCAGCACCTCTATCAAATATTGAATCCGTGAAAATTATCGATACAGGTGATGGAAAAGGTGTAAGTTCATTTGGAAAATCCATCACTCAAACAATGGCTCAAATCCAAGAGCCGCTCAAAGAAATGACTGGCCTGGATGTGACTAAATTACTTACAGATG
- a CDS encoding DUF1284 domain-containing protein: MYKLRGHHLFCLLGYRGMGYSEEYVENMTHIHQKLRENPKLKVQLVKGPDQLCEKYPNSGEYHCLDENIFERDAIILQRIGLEIGQIIAWEDIEAHIRKSVVPSDIQTVCETCSWRSYGVCEEGIQDIIEGKGLRKVT, encoded by the coding sequence ATGTATAAGCTTCGAGGTCATCATCTTTTTTGCCTTTTAGGCTATCGAGGAATGGGTTATTCTGAGGAGTACGTCGAGAATATGACTCATATCCACCAAAAGTTAAGAGAAAACCCAAAGTTAAAAGTACAGTTGGTAAAAGGTCCTGACCAGTTATGTGAAAAGTACCCAAACTCTGGAGAATATCACTGTCTAGATGAGAACATTTTTGAGCGAGATGCCATCATTCTTCAACGAATCGGACTTGAAATTGGACAAATTATTGCATGGGAAGACATCGAGGCTCATATACGAAAATCTGTTGTTCCTTCTGATATTCAGACAGTGTGTGAGACTTGTTCATGGCGATCCTACGGTGTTTGTGAAGAAGGTATTCAAGATATTATCGAAGGGAAAGGCTTAAGGAAGGTTACTTAA
- a CDS encoding manganese transporter: MMKMFCSFLILFGLIITGCSSPTVTEEEKDVITVTTTTGQIKDAVMNVGGEHVEVESLMGPGVDPHLYQASQGDIRKLTEAEIIFYNGLHLEGKMGEIFEKMSKDKPTVPIGERIPKDNLIAGDSGYSDPHIWFDIDHWILVVEAIEEELSELSPEHEEQFKKNATNYIEELKELKQYATDQMNSIPSEQKILVTAHDAFAYFGNAYSMEVRGLQGLSTDSEYGLKDVQDLVDLLVDRQIKSVFIETSISERSIQAIVEGAMKKGHTVRIGGELFSDAMGDSGTEEGTYIGMYKHNVDTIVEALK; this comes from the coding sequence ATGATGAAAATGTTTTGTAGCTTTTTAATCTTGTTTGGTTTGATTATTACAGGGTGTTCATCACCTACTGTTACAGAGGAAGAAAAGGATGTAATTACGGTAACGACCACAACAGGACAAATCAAAGATGCTGTTATGAATGTTGGGGGAGAGCATGTTGAAGTGGAGTCATTAATGGGGCCGGGAGTGGATCCCCATCTTTATCAAGCATCACAAGGAGATATCCGTAAACTTACGGAGGCTGAGATTATTTTCTATAACGGACTTCATTTAGAAGGGAAAATGGGTGAAATCTTTGAAAAGATGTCTAAAGATAAACCAACAGTACCAATAGGTGAAAGAATTCCAAAAGACAATTTAATTGCAGGGGACTCAGGCTATTCTGATCCACATATATGGTTTGATATTGATCATTGGATTCTAGTAGTGGAAGCAATTGAGGAAGAGTTATCTGAGCTGTCACCAGAGCATGAAGAACAATTTAAGAAAAATGCTACAAATTATATTGAGGAACTAAAGGAACTGAAGCAATATGCTACTGACCAAATGAACTCCATTCCAAGTGAACAAAAGATCCTAGTCACAGCACATGATGCATTTGCTTATTTCGGAAATGCATACTCCATGGAAGTGAGAGGACTTCAAGGTCTTAGCACTGATTCAGAATATGGATTGAAAGACGTACAGGACTTAGTGGATTTACTTGTAGACCGACAAATCAAATCAGTATTTATTGAAACGAGTATCTCGGAACGTTCGATTCAGGCAATTGTTGAAGGTGCCATGAAAAAAGGGCACACAGTTCGGATTGGTGGAGAGTTGTTCAGTGATGCAATGGGGGATAGTGGAACAGAAGAAGGCACGTATATAGGGATGTATAAACATAACGTTGATACGATTGTTGAAGCATTGAAGTAG
- a CDS encoding metal ABC transporter ATP-binding protein, producing MEPIKVENVTVAYRKKPVLQDISFTVPEGKLIGIIGPNGAGKSTLIKAMLGLVPKASGMVSIYDKPYSKQRKLVGYVPQRGSVDWDFPTNSLDVVLMGRYGHIGWFKRPSKKDVEFALECLDKVGMKEYANRQISQLSGGQQQRVFLARALAQDATVYLMDEPFVGVDAATEKAIISLLNELKAQGKTVLVVHHDLQTVKEYFDWVLLLNLRKIAIGPTEEVFTVDHLQKTYGGRLAFLDQTIG from the coding sequence ATGGAACCAATTAAAGTTGAAAATGTAACAGTTGCTTATAGAAAAAAGCCAGTATTACAGGATATTAGCTTTACTGTACCTGAAGGAAAGTTAATTGGAATTATTGGTCCAAATGGAGCGGGGAAATCAACATTGATTAAGGCAATGCTAGGATTAGTCCCGAAGGCATCAGGAATGGTATCCATCTATGATAAACCATATTCAAAGCAACGGAAGCTAGTTGGTTATGTTCCTCAAAGAGGGTCAGTGGATTGGGATTTTCCGACAAACTCTTTAGATGTTGTGTTAATGGGGAGATATGGTCATATTGGATGGTTCAAAAGACCAAGCAAAAAGGATGTGGAATTTGCACTAGAATGTCTGGATAAAGTCGGGATGAAAGAGTATGCAAACAGACAAATTAGTCAGTTATCGGGTGGGCAGCAGCAGCGAGTCTTTTTAGCTCGCGCTCTTGCTCAAGATGCAACCGTATACTTGATGGATGAACCGTTTGTCGGTGTAGATGCAGCTACAGAAAAGGCAATTATCTCATTATTAAATGAACTCAAGGCACAAGGGAAAACCGTATTAGTTGTTCACCATGATTTACAAACGGTGAAAGAATACTTTGATTGGGTATTGCTCTTAAATCTACGAAAAATTGCGATTGGTCCTACTGAGGAAGTATTCACGGTCGATCATTTGCAAAAGACATACGGTGGTAGACTAGCATTTTTAGATCAAACGATAGGTTAG
- a CDS encoding metal ABC transporter permease, translating into MLDTLLSLLQDSNTQWVLLGTMLLGLASGVLGSFALLKKQSLLGDAMAHAALPGICLAFLLTGEKSILSFMIGAAVLGYLASFFITMITKHSRIKEDTAIGLVLSVFFGIGIVLLTYIAGLNNGNQTGLNDFIFGQAASLVGADVTMMMAISGVLLITTFLLFKELKLVTFDVQFAQGIGLPVSLLNGLLMLLIVSSVVIGLQAVGVVLMSAMLITPAISARYWTDRLDIMVIISGSIGAISGIVGTLLSTVANGMPTGPLIIISATFIFLISLIFSPKRGLVTKAWRYYKLRKLTEKQHLLQEIYEAIEGTGQDSIIHLSQIGGKKRIISYLIQKGLLIPVKDDSIKLTNAGLTEAYEIVLNNRLMEVYLMNEMKFAHLQIPENQTLSFLSLPKKEQNELVNLLSHYDRSPKLQPIHNRYFNGGVHHEL; encoded by the coding sequence ATGTTAGACACGTTACTTTCTTTACTACAAGATTCAAATACTCAATGGGTGCTCCTCGGTACAATGTTACTAGGGCTGGCAAGTGGTGTGTTAGGTAGTTTTGCATTATTAAAGAAACAAAGTTTACTAGGAGATGCAATGGCTCACGCAGCACTTCCAGGAATTTGCTTGGCATTTCTTTTGACAGGAGAAAAATCAATACTCTCCTTTATGATAGGTGCCGCTGTGTTAGGGTATCTTGCCAGTTTTTTTATTACAATGATTACGAAGCATTCCCGAATAAAAGAAGATACAGCCATTGGACTTGTGTTGTCAGTCTTTTTTGGAATCGGTATTGTCCTTCTAACATACATTGCTGGTTTAAATAACGGTAATCAAACAGGATTGAATGATTTCATATTTGGGCAGGCTGCTTCTTTGGTTGGAGCAGATGTAACGATGATGATGGCCATCTCTGGGGTATTACTCATTACTACGTTTCTATTATTTAAAGAGTTAAAGCTCGTGACGTTCGACGTACAATTTGCACAAGGAATTGGTTTGCCTGTCAGTTTGTTAAATGGCCTATTGATGCTGTTAATTGTAAGTAGCGTTGTTATTGGCTTACAGGCAGTTGGAGTTGTGTTGATGTCTGCAATGCTCATTACTCCTGCCATTAGTGCGAGATACTGGACGGATCGGTTAGACATCATGGTTATTATTTCAGGAAGCATTGGGGCCATATCAGGAATAGTAGGAACATTGTTAAGTACAGTTGCAAACGGTATGCCAACGGGTCCACTTATTATCATATCGGCAACCTTTATTTTTCTCATCTCTCTTATTTTCTCACCGAAAAGAGGATTAGTAACAAAAGCATGGAGATATTACAAGCTACGAAAATTGACCGAGAAACAACACCTGCTACAAGAGATTTACGAGGCTATAGAGGGGACTGGTCAGGACAGTATTATTCACCTATCCCAAATAGGTGGAAAGAAAAGGATAATATCGTATTTGATTCAAAAGGGATTGCTTATTCCTGTAAAGGATGACTCTATTAAACTGACGAATGCAGGATTAACTGAAGCATATGAAATTGTACTAAATAATCGATTGATGGAAGTGTATTTGATGAATGAAATGAAGTTTGCCCACCTTCAAATCCCAGAAAATCAAACTCTATCATTTTTGTCTTTACCTAAAAAAGAACAAAATGAGTTAGTAAACTTACTGTCCCACTATGACAGAAGTCCAAAACTACAGCCCATTCATAACAGGTACTTTAATGGAGGTGTTCATCATGAGTTATGA